The following coding sequences are from one Thermoplasmata archaeon window:
- a CDS encoding DUF2791 family P-loop domain-containing protein, translating into MEIPFVGRDKEIQELKQGLESARNGRGKMYFITGPVGIGKTRLILEISKYAEKEGFTVLFGRCLDEKAVPYLPITDVLEKYSKREADDSYTPLALVGGASAEIVEETSVSVAREKTRVLENYLRKFTEISQKAPILFILDDVQWADSGTLSFLHYLSRAISDMRILAIAAYPDEYLKVMGNTPFTETIHNINIERNCMGIVLSPLGVNDVSIILGAILGTWKLPKELVEEVHERTGGNPLFVEEVGRAIQEQDLFDVTKRKLKVDISEIQLPGTVKTIISQRVSRFDEDTKKVLRGCAILGRIFEYEALKNTVEMDEDKLLDILDKLIATGYLEQAHAKEEVYKFVHNPVYEVIYMETSAPRRRLMHKKAGTELEKLHGKDKKYYAEIGRHFILGGEPQKGVQYKILAAEFAMANYATEETLQNLLEAVGVLENIPDENVKKDFVVKIHRMLGDCYSTLAEFDKAISSYEKALQNTEEVKTRIGLLIKMSYPYMEKGDFSKCIEILENALSLAGEDAKLKSEIYRNRGWVHEKKGEYMVAVDFYKKAAELSEQAGDEILVGEAYHRLGTGLWFLGDLKRAKEYIEKGLEIRKKHNLKKGIAGSYNNLGIIYGDMGEVEKSLEFYDKAKRMYEEIGDLSGVSTIYNNVAGIYTLKGEDEEAIEFYKKDLEISKRIGDRTSEMLATSNIGTIYQDREDYKTALEYYETAIKISRELGEKRMYASTLNSMATTYAEMGNLEKAMELIKEAKAIADETGSKELIAGVISGFGEIYRLSKKFEEAEREYMEAMKLYQEIEKIDSFYSTKVDLARVYIDSGRNEEAIKLLEEAKQFYTKVGGKGVLKKIEKEYARIEKGNVQG; encoded by the coding sequence ATGGAAATTCCGTTTGTAGGCAGAGATAAGGAAATCCAGGAACTGAAACAGGGACTGGAATCCGCAAGGAATGGTAGAGGCAAAATGTATTTTATTACTGGCCCTGTAGGAATAGGAAAAACTCGTCTTATTCTTGAAATCTCAAAGTATGCGGAGAAAGAAGGTTTTACTGTGCTTTTTGGTCGTTGCCTTGATGAGAAGGCGGTGCCTTACCTGCCGATTACAGATGTCCTTGAAAAATACTCTAAGAGAGAGGCAGATGATTCATACACTCCCCTTGCACTGGTTGGTGGTGCTAGTGCTGAAATAGTGGAGGAAACAAGCGTTAGTGTTGCAAGGGAAAAAACCAGAGTATTGGAAAATTACCTCAGAAAATTCACTGAAATTTCTCAGAAAGCCCCCATCCTTTTCATACTTGACGATGTACAGTGGGCAGATTCCGGCACGCTCTCGTTCTTGCACTATCTTTCCAGAGCAATCTCGGACATGCGGATTCTTGCTATTGCGGCCTATCCTGACGAGTACTTAAAAGTGATGGGGAACACACCATTTACCGAGACCATTCACAACATCAACATTGAGCGAAATTGCATGGGCATCGTTCTCTCCCCACTTGGTGTAAACGATGTCTCCATAATTCTTGGTGCAATTCTAGGAACTTGGAAATTGCCTAAGGAACTTGTAGAGGAAGTACATGAGCGGACTGGGGGAAATCCGTTGTTCGTGGAGGAAGTGGGCAGAGCAATCCAAGAGCAGGACTTATTTGATGTCACCAAAAGAAAACTCAAGGTGGATATAAGCGAGATCCAGCTCCCTGGTACAGTTAAAACCATAATCTCGCAAAGAGTAAGCAGATTTGACGAAGATACAAAAAAGGTGCTGAGAGGTTGTGCCATTCTCGGTAGAATCTTTGAGTATGAAGCCCTAAAGAATACTGTGGAGATGGATGAAGATAAACTCCTAGACATTTTGGATAAATTGATTGCCACTGGCTATCTAGAGCAGGCACATGCAAAGGAAGAAGTGTATAAATTCGTGCATAATCCTGTCTACGAAGTTATTTACATGGAGACCTCCGCACCTAGAAGGCGTCTGATGCACAAGAAGGCAGGAACTGAGCTTGAAAAACTCCATGGAAAGGATAAAAAATACTATGCCGAAATCGGACGCCATTTCATTCTAGGTGGGGAGCCCCAAAAAGGTGTTCAGTACAAAATTCTTGCAGCAGAATTTGCGATGGCAAACTATGCTACTGAGGAGACACTGCAAAATCTGCTGGAAGCTGTTGGTGTTCTTGAAAACATTCCAGATGAAAATGTAAAAAAGGACTTTGTCGTGAAAATCCACAGGATGCTTGGTGATTGCTACTCCACACTTGCAGAATTTGATAAGGCAATTTCATCATACGAAAAAGCCCTTCAGAACACAGAAGAAGTAAAAACCAGAATCGGGCTCCTCATAAAAATGAGCTATCCCTACATGGAAAAAGGGGACTTCTCAAAATGCATAGAAATCCTGGAGAATGCTCTATCTCTGGCAGGTGAAGACGCAAAGCTGAAGAGTGAAATTTATAGAAACAGGGGCTGGGTGCATGAAAAGAAGGGCGAATACATGGTTGCAGTCGATTTCTACAAAAAAGCTGCGGAACTCAGCGAACAGGCGGGTGATGAGATTCTCGTTGGTGAGGCCTACCATCGGCTTGGCACTGGACTCTGGTTCCTTGGCGACCTAAAGCGGGCAAAAGAGTACATAGAAAAAGGACTGGAAATCAGAAAAAAACACAATCTGAAGAAAGGAATTGCTGGCTCCTACAACAACCTTGGCATAATTTATGGAGACATGGGAGAGGTGGAAAAATCCCTCGAATTCTACGATAAAGCAAAAAGAATGTATGAGGAAATTGGAGACCTCTCAGGTGTCTCTACAATTTACAACAATGTTGCTGGCATCTACACACTTAAAGGGGAAGATGAAGAGGCAATTGAATTTTACAAAAAAGACCTGGAAATCTCGAAAAGAATTGGAGATAGAACTTCTGAAATGCTGGCTACAAGCAACATCGGAACCATTTACCAAGACAGAGAGGACTACAAGACCGCCCTAGAGTACTATGAGACAGCGATAAAAATTTCTCGAGAACTTGGTGAAAAGAGGATGTATGCCAGCACCCTCAACAGCATGGCAACAACCTATGCGGAGATGGGCAATCTGGAAAAGGCAATGGAATTGATAAAAGAGGCAAAGGCAATTGCTGACGAAACGGGCAGCAAGGAACTGATTGCGGGAGTAATCTCTGGCTTTGGCGAAATCTACCGCCTTTCAAAGAAGTTCGAGGAGGCGGAGCGAGAATACATGGAGGCAATGAAACTTTACCAAGAAATTGAAAAAATAGACAGTTTTTATAGTACAAAAGTGGACCTGGCAAGGGTTTACATAGATAGTGGGAGAAACGAAGAAGCAATAAAACTTCTAGAGGAAGCAAAGCAGTTTTACACAAAAGTGGGTGGTAAGGGAGTGCTTAAGAAGATAGAGAAGGAATATGCGAGAATCGAAAAAGGAAATGTTCAGGGATAA
- a CDS encoding PAS domain S-box protein → MKRFERKNAKAVLLGQLHGRKISVLIWSHITADKHAQNIGNCNAKINLSERKIRNLEEGKKFRISREEIEGQFAEGTENEPILQILEDIDAWGKIIECGDMKLCLIFFLTGEESKIKEYLNFYAALASHLASSIIRGSVEPRLYDIIINGIQDLFAIQDPEHTVLYTNLAAAKSVGKKLEELIGRKCYEIWHGRETPCEICPVRTAKMSKKFEDGIVSGKDGRVWYIRAYPILDSAGEIMAVMEITSELTDLVTLRKQFATVEKDYKAIIDNAVAGIYRSRLSDGLVVMANDAFARMVGCEKGEDVVGKFVASEHYVDISQRIEIINRAKSGKLPASAEIKMIGVDGKVRVLLVHARVVNVGNEEFFEGMAVDITEKKNLEETLTLSNRLLRISSDVSMAIASFSSADKFLNNVFVSFMKNGYDACLFFLKNEKNEIEVMKPIEKIGFLESLAHKLLDNEYARTVISQGKKIHMIRQHQGEEMRRFLAEMDLSEFVLLPIVDRGKIKGSLFLGYVGKNAFTSEEIEELEVIAGNIGFGLGAMRDREEKRRLEEALIENAERLKQISENITDVLCIISEKGVIEFITPSVTELTGLPVEKLVGKDVRELLKSQDYDIIRQESLKAMELMVPINFEVGLPSSHRGQVECEISIVPFAHRKREKKLIVSVRDISDRKQRERLTVEIEKLRIQSLMSTAIPMYFKDAPFSVYNVVMEKFGKRFEETYYADFCKFKDEMQGMSDITDITVYLMWLEKLLKQLGVNVKSRRVDGNLILEFLTCPWLEEAKNYPVMCGMCRGLVFRSASWVGDVLFHEQHKSIAGGEKTCMFEVEIRTEK, encoded by the coding sequence ATGAAAAGATTTGAGAGAAAGAATGCCAAGGCAGTGCTGTTGGGGCAACTTCATGGGAGAAAAATATCAGTGCTGATTTGGTCTCATATAACAGCTGATAAGCATGCCCAGAACATAGGGAATTGCAATGCGAAAATTAATTTGAGTGAGAGAAAAATCAGAAACCTTGAGGAGGGAAAGAAGTTCAGAATTTCAAGGGAAGAAATAGAAGGACAGTTTGCAGAGGGTACTGAGAATGAACCCATCTTGCAGATTCTGGAAGACATCGATGCCTGGGGTAAAATAATAGAATGCGGAGATATGAAACTCTGTCTCATCTTCTTTTTGACTGGTGAGGAAAGCAAGATAAAGGAATACTTGAATTTTTATGCAGCCCTTGCGTCACATTTGGCATCAAGCATCATTAGGGGTAGTGTAGAGCCAAGATTATATGACATTATAATAAACGGAATACAGGACCTTTTTGCGATCCAGGACCCAGAGCATACAGTACTTTATACAAATCTTGCCGCTGCGAAGTCGGTGGGTAAGAAGCTGGAAGAACTTATCGGCAGGAAGTGCTATGAAATCTGGCATGGCAGGGAAACCCCCTGTGAAATCTGTCCTGTTCGCACGGCAAAAATGAGCAAGAAATTTGAGGATGGCATTGTATCTGGAAAAGATGGCAGGGTTTGGTACATTAGAGCATATCCTATTCTGGACAGTGCTGGAGAAATTATGGCAGTGATGGAGATAACATCTGAACTTACAGACCTTGTGACGCTCAGAAAGCAGTTTGCAACTGTGGAAAAGGACTACAAGGCAATCATTGACAATGCAGTTGCTGGCATCTATAGGTCAAGGTTGAGTGATGGGCTTGTCGTGATGGCCAACGATGCATTTGCAAGAATGGTGGGCTGTGAGAAAGGGGAAGATGTGGTCGGCAAGTTTGTGGCAAGCGAACACTATGTGGACATATCACAGAGAATTGAAATCATAAACAGGGCAAAAAGCGGGAAATTACCAGCAAGTGCAGAAATAAAAATGATAGGTGTTGACGGCAAGGTCCGTGTGCTTCTGGTTCATGCACGTGTTGTAAATGTAGGCAACGAGGAATTTTTTGAGGGCATGGCTGTGGACATAACGGAGAAAAAGAATCTGGAGGAGACATTGACGCTCTCCAACAGGTTGCTCCGCATCTCGTCTGATGTGAGCATGGCAATTGCATCATTTTCAAGCGCGGATAAATTTTTGAATAATGTGTTCGTTTCTTTCATGAAAAATGGTTACGATGCCTGTTTGTTCTTTCTGAAAAATGAGAAGAATGAAATTGAAGTTATGAAACCGATTGAAAAGATTGGGTTTCTAGAATCTCTCGCACATAAACTTCTTGATAATGAGTATGCTAGAACTGTGATATCGCAAGGGAAAAAAATTCACATGATTAGACAGCACCAGGGAGAGGAGATGCGGCGTTTTCTCGCTGAGATGGATTTATCTGAATTCGTTCTTCTTCCAATAGTTGACAGAGGCAAAATCAAGGGTTCTCTGTTTCTTGGCTATGTCGGTAAAAATGCGTTTACATCGGAGGAAATTGAAGAGCTTGAGGTGATTGCAGGAAATATTGGTTTCGGGCTTGGGGCAATGAGGGATAGAGAGGAGAAGAGACGATTGGAGGAGGCATTAATTGAAAATGCAGAGCGTCTCAAACAGATTTCTGAAAACATTACTGATGTGCTTTGTATAATAAGCGAGAAGGGTGTAATTGAATTTATTACTCCGTCAGTAACTGAGCTTACTGGTTTGCCAGTAGAGAAACTAGTCGGGAAGGATGTGCGAGAGCTTCTTAAAAGCCAGGATTATGATATAATTCGACAGGAATCCTTAAAGGCAATGGAGTTGATGGTTCCGATAAATTTTGAGGTGGGACTTCCTTCTTCGCATAGAGGCCAGGTTGAATGTGAAATTTCAATTGTACCTTTTGCCCATAGAAAGAGGGAGAAAAAACTTATTGTTTCTGTTAGGGACATTTCTGACAGAAAACAGAGAGAGCGACTTACAGTAGAAATTGAGAAACTCAGAATCCAGAGTTTGATGAGCACAGCGATACCGATGTATTTCAAAGATGCACCTTTCTCTGTTTACAATGTTGTAATGGAAAAGTTCGGAAAACGGTTCGAAGAAACATATTATGCCGATTTCTGTAAATTCAAAGATGAAATGCAGGGTATGAGTGACATTACAGACATAACTGTTTATTTGATGTGGCTCGAGAAACTACTGAAGCAACTGGGGGTGAATGTGAAATCAAGGAGAGTAGACGGAAATCTTATTTTGGAGTTTCTCACCTGTCCCTGGCTAGAAGAGGCAAAAAATTATCCTGTGATGTGTGGGATGTGCAGGGGATTGGTGTTTAGAAGTGCATCATGGGTGGGTGATGTGCTGTTTCACGAGCAACATAAGAGTATCGCAGGTGGTGAAAAAACCTGTATGTTTGAGGTTGAAATAAGGACAGAGAAATAG
- the albA gene encoding DNA-binding protein Alba, which translates to MVSEEKGDNIILVGKKPPMNYVLAVVTQFNSGATEVAIKARGKAISRAVDVAEIVKNRFLNTVKVKEIRIGTETVTNQENKQTNVSSIEIYLSK; encoded by the coding sequence ATGGTATCAGAGGAAAAAGGAGATAACATAATACTCGTGGGCAAAAAACCACCAATGAACTATGTGTTGGCAGTGGTGACTCAGTTCAACAGTGGTGCTACAGAAGTCGCAATAAAAGCGAGAGGCAAAGCTATCAGCAGGGCAGTGGATGTAGCAGAGATTGTGAAAAACAGGTTCCTGAACACTGTGAAGGTAAAGGAAATCAGGATAGGCACAGAAACAGTCACGAACCAGGAGAACAAACAGACAAATGTTTCTTCCATAGAGATTTATCTTTCCAAGTAA
- a CDS encoding PrsW family glutamic-type intramembrane protease, which translates to MSTLSDLLLRFLLLVLAGFLPSLIYLIFIRNTEKFNREPWSMVLSVFARGAFFSVVIAIIFELILYFVYKIQIERMYLILREHAVLEGIIMACVIAPFVEELAKLSAVTKAKFQIDEFEDGFIYGAAAGLGFAATENIFYEWEFALSGNFESFAILVFVRSISSTILHASASGIAGYGLACIYLRGSYGTGILMLLGAMGLHALFNLFASLGAILGDLWYSGLIGFVFAIALAFLAFGYVRGRIKQLDMENRY; encoded by the coding sequence GTGAGCACTCTCTCAGATCTCCTGTTGAGATTTCTCCTTCTTGTGCTAGCTGGCTTCTTGCCCTCCCTTATCTACTTGATATTTATCAGAAATACAGAGAAGTTCAACAGGGAGCCATGGAGCATGGTACTCAGTGTATTTGCCAGAGGGGCATTTTTTTCAGTGGTGATTGCGATAATCTTTGAGTTGATTCTCTACTTCGTTTATAAAATTCAGATTGAAAGAATGTATCTAATTTTAAGAGAACATGCTGTATTAGAAGGAATTATAATGGCCTGTGTAATTGCACCATTCGTAGAAGAACTTGCGAAGTTATCTGCTGTCACCAAAGCGAAGTTTCAGATCGACGAATTTGAGGATGGTTTCATATATGGGGCCGCTGCCGGGCTTGGGTTCGCTGCCACAGAGAACATATTTTATGAATGGGAGTTTGCTCTCTCCGGAAATTTCGAGAGCTTTGCCATACTAGTTTTTGTGCGAAGTATCTCATCTACAATTCTGCATGCTTCTGCATCTGGAATCGCTGGCTATGGACTGGCTTGCATCTATCTTAGGGGAAGTTATGGGACTGGTATCTTAATGCTACTAGGTGCAATGGGTCTTCATGCACTTTTCAACCTATTCGCTTCTCTGGGAGCAATTCTCGGGGACCTTTGGTACTCAGGCCTTATTGGTTTTGTATTTGCGATTGCGCTTGCCTTCCTTGCGTTTGGTTATGTGCGTGGGAGAATAAAACAACTCGACATGGAAAATAGATATTGA
- a CDS encoding tetratricopeptide repeat protein has product MRVESLRKMPKPALQEIVDGIAKFLELKVETRFIKGDFIELTGKLKKEGIEKSFVLVFHTGATLSEEFLNAFKKVLKKENAEALVLTTGKVSGEVVDENLQIYSGKALEDFLESKGFVEISEKSAVPDFDQIGGKTITSDKQKVGSQSSLPSAGALEKYMKTGMKFFEMKEYEKALQWFDEALQLKPGYDRAISMKARTYMAMGKNEVALEIYKNALEMMPDKYELWYELGDLLHQLERYDEELECYTKILENNKKLDNVWNNMGVVYFIKEKYEDALFCFERANKLKPGTPNYLNNLATAQKKLGKHEEALSSYKKVLEIAPDYADVLLNIGLLYNEMEKYEEAYRSFRKYLLKEKNSAKGWHLAGIAAMNAGAYSQAIKCFEEALKIKPDLKEAKEGLKEAKRKFSQKGDKKKISEVEETRVIGGGVSTPDELQQEFGASEGKNSLEIEKLEVIEKREEKKEEKEEIKKFELVEMVEKEKEKDERNVEKPPEPIEEKRVVAVDNKEGGVKGLAALVSAIAKESAIPEEQIPKPQEEVGEVWSLVKEGEFERAAKMLEGKGMKNPAIALIAGYAHSGTGSFKLASEFFEIVLAQQKMHLPALFGKEFTAFVSGDYGASLSTLELLEKKFPRNPAIILKKCLVLYAKKQFDECEIELKKFAREMQHSELYWFIMGSVYQQKGHKENALKCFENALKIKPDFKAARKKIEEMEK; this is encoded by the coding sequence ATGCGTGTTGAATCCCTTAGAAAGATGCCAAAGCCAGCACTCCAGGAAATTGTTGATGGAATAGCTAAGTTCCTTGAACTCAAGGTTGAAACCAGGTTTATAAAAGGAGATTTTATTGAGCTTACAGGGAAGCTGAAGAAGGAAGGTATTGAAAAGAGTTTTGTTCTTGTCTTTCACACTGGTGCCACACTCTCAGAAGAGTTTTTAAATGCATTCAAGAAAGTGCTTAAAAAAGAGAATGCAGAGGCATTGGTTCTTACCACTGGAAAGGTTTCCGGTGAAGTTGTTGATGAAAACCTGCAAATTTATTCGGGTAAGGCACTTGAGGACTTTCTTGAGAGCAAGGGGTTCGTTGAAATTTCGGAAAAATCAGCTGTTCCCGACTTTGATCAAATTGGTGGGAAAACCATTACATCAGATAAACAGAAAGTGGGAAGTCAGAGTTCACTGCCTAGTGCTGGAGCGCTGGAGAAGTACATGAAAACAGGCATGAAATTTTTTGAGATGAAGGAGTATGAAAAGGCACTGCAGTGGTTTGATGAAGCCCTCCAACTGAAACCAGGATATGATAGAGCAATAAGTATGAAGGCCAGAACTTATATGGCGATGGGAAAAAACGAGGTTGCACTTGAAATTTACAAAAATGCACTAGAAATGATGCCTGATAAATACGAGTTATGGTATGAGCTTGGCGACTTATTGCATCAGCTAGAACGGTATGATGAGGAGTTGGAGTGTTACACTAAGATTCTTGAGAACAACAAGAAACTTGATAATGTCTGGAACAATATGGGTGTCGTGTATTTTATCAAGGAGAAGTATGAAGATGCCTTGTTCTGTTTCGAACGGGCAAATAAGCTCAAGCCAGGCACTCCCAACTACTTGAACAACCTTGCAACAGCCCAGAAGAAGCTCGGAAAACATGAGGAGGCATTATCTAGCTACAAAAAAGTGCTTGAAATTGCACCTGACTATGCAGATGTCCTCCTGAACATCGGTTTGCTATACAATGAAATGGAAAAATATGAAGAGGCCTACAGAAGTTTTAGAAAGTATCTTTTGAAGGAAAAAAATTCTGCAAAAGGCTGGCATCTGGCAGGAATTGCAGCAATGAATGCTGGAGCATACTCTCAAGCAATAAAATGTTTTGAAGAGGCCCTCAAAATTAAACCTGATTTGAAGGAGGCGAAGGAGGGTCTGAAGGAAGCAAAACGTAAGTTTTCCCAGAAAGGTGATAAGAAAAAGATTTCCGAGGTCGAGGAAACCAGAGTGATTGGAGGAGGGGTGTCGACGCCCGATGAATTACAGCAGGAATTCGGAGCATCAGAGGGAAAGAATTCTCTTGAAATTGAGAAACTAGAAGTTATTGAGAAAAGAGAGGAGAAAAAGGAAGAAAAGGAGGAGATAAAAAAGTTCGAGCTTGTGGAGATGGTTGAAAAGGAAAAAGAGAAAGACGAGAGAAATGTGGAGAAGCCACCAGAGCCCATAGAGGAGAAGAGGGTGGTGGCTGTGGATAATAAAGAAGGGGGTGTGAAAGGGCTAGCAGCGCTGGTATCCGCTATTGCAAAAGAATCGGCAATACCAGAGGAACAAATACCAAAACCCCAGGAAGAAGTAGGAGAGGTTTGGTCCCTTGTAAAAGAGGGTGAGTTTGAGAGAGCAGCAAAGATGCTGGAAGGTAAAGGTATGAAAAATCCGGCGATTGCACTTATTGCAGGGTATGCTCATTCTGGCACAGGTTCCTTCAAACTTGCATCTGAGTTTTTTGAGATAGTACTTGCCCAGCAGAAAATGCACCTGCCAGCCCTCTTCGGTAAGGAATTTACAGCATTTGTTTCTGGTGACTATGGTGCCTCACTATCTACTCTTGAACTCCTAGAAAAAAAGTTCCCAAGAAATCCAGCAATAATACTTAAAAAATGCCTAGTCCTTTATGCGAAAAAACAGTTTGATGAATGTGAAATTGAGCTCAAGAAGTTTGCAAGGGAGATGCAGCATAGCGAACTTTACTGGTTTATTATGGGCTCTGTATATCAGCAGAAGGGACACAAGGAAAATGCGCTCAAGTGTTTTGAGAACGCACTGAAAATCAAACCTGATTTTAAGGCAGCCAGGAAAAAAATTGAGGAAATGGAAAAATGA
- a CDS encoding tetratricopeptide repeat protein, which translates to MVKVCPVCGTENPDDADVCSGCNIRLSSVLASESGGKTDTEIDALVKSILVKKEAPPIEKKEEKPISAPTRKRELEIPVPGPKEKPTPEVEERTFRCPTCNAKVPAAATGCPKCGTLFKYEANAFNCPICNTLLPGTATKCPKCHAEFEEEQAPSPPPMPAPASAPKPELQPPRPTQPTGKPPHPSQVIPPAPPPEPVETRPAQTPQPPARTPHVYPSTQKARTEAPPKIYEETVRVSFVAKHFVDILIVVSLCILLAIFIGFRLWELTDLFWIGFTVLLSVGVMLSAVVFVILNRTSNEIIAGDKLLQQRRYWEAIQHYDRAIKLGVNLTVAWTNKGVAYKKLGKYSEALACFDRAIQLDSRNEVAWTNKGDIYFKMGNFSEAIKCYHEAVNINPRYEVAWNNLGVANERIGAFKEAERCYDMAIKLRPGYRSAYLNKGDLLARTGRQGEAAQCYRNAGLM; encoded by the coding sequence ATGGTTAAGGTCTGTCCTGTTTGCGGAACTGAGAATCCAGATGATGCAGATGTATGCAGTGGATGCAATATACGACTCAGTTCTGTGCTAGCATCAGAAAGTGGCGGTAAAACAGATACCGAAATTGATGCCCTTGTGAAGTCAATCCTGGTTAAGAAGGAAGCCCCACCCATTGAAAAGAAAGAAGAGAAACCAATCTCAGCACCAACAAGAAAAAGGGAACTTGAGATCCCAGTGCCTGGACCAAAGGAAAAACCTACGCCAGAAGTTGAGGAACGCACATTCAGATGTCCCACATGCAATGCTAAAGTGCCTGCTGCTGCAACAGGATGCCCGAAATGTGGCACCCTTTTCAAATACGAGGCGAATGCCTTTAACTGTCCCATATGTAACACTCTCCTACCTGGCACAGCCACTAAGTGCCCGAAGTGCCATGCTGAGTTTGAAGAGGAACAGGCACCTTCTCCTCCTCCGATGCCCGCTCCGGCATCAGCTCCGAAACCAGAATTGCAACCACCGAGACCCACACAACCAACTGGAAAACCACCACACCCCTCGCAAGTGATACCTCCTGCACCGCCCCCAGAACCAGTAGAAACAAGACCTGCACAAACTCCACAGCCACCAGCAAGAACCCCCCATGTTTATCCATCGACACAGAAAGCAAGAACCGAAGCCCCACCTAAAATTTACGAGGAGACAGTGAGGGTGTCTTTCGTGGCAAAGCACTTTGTTGACATTCTCATTGTGGTTTCGCTTTGCATTCTTCTCGCTATTTTCATTGGGTTCCGGCTCTGGGAACTCACAGACCTATTTTGGATTGGCTTTACTGTGCTTTTATCAGTGGGAGTTATGCTTTCCGCTGTAGTATTTGTGATTCTGAACCGAACGAGCAATGAAATTATTGCTGGGGATAAACTGCTGCAGCAGAGACGATACTGGGAAGCAATCCAGCACTATGATAGAGCAATAAAGCTCGGTGTTAATCTAACCGTGGCATGGACCAACAAGGGAGTTGCCTACAAAAAACTTGGAAAGTATAGTGAAGCACTTGCCTGCTTCGATCGGGCAATCCAGCTTGATTCGAGAAATGAAGTGGCATGGACTAACAAGGGCGATATTTACTTCAAAATGGGGAATTTTTCAGAAGCAATAAAATGCTACCACGAGGCTGTGAACATTAATCCAAGGTATGAGGTTGCCTGGAACAATCTAGGCGTTGCGAATGAGAGGATTGGTGCATTCAAGGAGGCAGAGCGATGCTATGATATGGCAATAAAATTAAGGCCTGGCTATCGTTCTGCTTACCTAAACAAAGGCGATCTGCTTGCGAGAACTGGGAGACAAGGAGAGGCAGCCCAGTGCTACAGAAATGCAGGTCTGATGTGA